In Lujinxingia sediminis, a single genomic region encodes these proteins:
- a CDS encoding universal stress protein: MTTILFGSDLSEHGIPAARWAARLARLHQQDGRPVRLVGVHAISPEELSLLRVASGGGDKDATDALRDEFREWMSQVETFGINVEISIQIGAPAGALVHAAQLNKANWLVVGVSGRGQLSRLIMGSTAERLAHRPPCPLAIVHPDGFAWEGDARALAPTDFSPSATGAVELAADTVRNQGGHLNVLHVIELPRSTPSLVEPSAYPAALVTHLEETQKVARAQLDRLADALDLGAQLTTEVRPGYPSHEVLATAEEFDANIIFLGCTGRSRVAEWFLGGVARGVVRHAPGTLVLFPAVDTEE; the protein is encoded by the coding sequence ATGACCACGATTCTCTTCGGCAGCGATCTCTCCGAACATGGCATCCCCGCCGCCCGCTGGGCCGCGCGCCTGGCGCGTCTGCATCAGCAGGATGGTCGCCCGGTGCGTCTGGTGGGCGTGCACGCCATCAGCCCCGAGGAGCTCTCGCTCTTGCGGGTGGCCTCCGGCGGCGGTGACAAAGATGCCACCGACGCGCTCCGCGACGAGTTTCGCGAGTGGATGAGCCAGGTCGAAACCTTCGGTATCAACGTTGAGATCTCCATTCAGATCGGCGCCCCGGCCGGTGCGCTTGTGCATGCAGCTCAGCTCAACAAAGCCAACTGGCTGGTCGTCGGCGTCTCCGGGCGCGGCCAACTCTCGCGCCTGATCATGGGATCCACCGCCGAGCGCCTGGCCCACCGCCCCCCCTGCCCGCTTGCGATTGTGCACCCTGACGGCTTTGCCTGGGAGGGCGATGCCCGCGCGCTCGCTCCCACCGACTTCAGCCCCTCGGCCACCGGTGCTGTCGAGCTCGCCGCCGACACGGTCCGCAACCAGGGAGGGCACCTCAACGTCCTGCACGTCATCGAACTCCCTCGCTCCACTCCCTCGCTGGTCGAGCCCAGCGCCTATCCGGCCGCACTGGTCACCCACCTTGAAGAAACCCAGAAGGTCGCGCGTGCCCAGCTCGATCGCCTGGCCGACGCCCTCGATCTCGGAGCTCAGCTCACCACCGAGGTCCGCCCCGGCTACCCCTCCCACGAAGTTCTGGCAACAGCCGAGGAATTCGACGCCAACATCATCTTCCTGGGCTGCACCGGCCGCTCCCGGGTCGCCGAATGGTTTTTAGGTGGCGTGGCCCGCGGGGTTGTCCGACACGCTCCCGGCACCCTCGTGCTTTTTCCGGCGGTCGACACCGAGGAGTGA
- a CDS encoding glycosyltransferase family 4 protein produces the protein MIHESMFSRQQVYPAVFVGRSSAEIARRYSQRFKRLADAGFEIHVLAADDGGFDALRRQGVQCKAIPVASPRNAAALMGAYFIVQGVMLELRPVLVHIFSHRLAWLSAFAARQAEVPALFVTLEYHWLEEEPVHLPLGPMALVTSNEGVRAAEERINAVVGYPWRKVMLQAYERLGTQVDRYVVTTEFDFRLLQDLGLVAPSRLEVAVGGVGVDVTRYRPASGDQDEARQRAREALGLPTHWRQVVGWVGPVSRRHGADDLVATVKALRRTHPSLGWVIAPRGTLADGQARRLRRLADRGWVRLVHGERKTDANFYQALDVMACFGTTSTPIDGVLEAGACGVPTVAYNTPATRSLIVSGSTGELVLEGDQPTLTSVLSARLRAPELLRGQGTKMRERVETFFRRESSDDQMLQLYDAVLGAKLVTS, from the coding sequence ATGATTCACGAGAGCATGTTCTCCCGACAACAGGTCTATCCGGCAGTCTTTGTGGGGCGAAGCTCCGCGGAGATTGCGCGCCGTTACAGCCAGCGATTCAAGCGTCTGGCCGACGCGGGATTTGAGATTCATGTGCTGGCAGCGGATGACGGTGGCTTCGATGCACTTCGGCGTCAGGGGGTGCAGTGTAAGGCGATTCCGGTGGCGAGCCCGCGTAATGCAGCGGCGCTGATGGGGGCGTATTTCATCGTTCAGGGGGTGATGCTCGAGCTGAGGCCTGTGCTGGTACACATCTTCTCGCATCGGCTGGCCTGGCTGAGCGCGTTTGCGGCTCGCCAGGCCGAGGTGCCGGCGTTGTTTGTGACTCTGGAGTATCACTGGCTTGAGGAAGAGCCGGTGCATCTTCCGCTGGGGCCGATGGCGCTGGTCACCTCCAATGAGGGTGTGCGAGCGGCCGAGGAGCGCATCAACGCGGTGGTGGGCTACCCCTGGCGTAAGGTGATGTTGCAGGCGTATGAGCGCCTCGGCACGCAGGTCGATCGTTATGTGGTGACGACGGAGTTTGATTTTCGCCTGCTTCAGGACCTGGGGCTGGTGGCACCCTCGCGCCTGGAGGTGGCGGTGGGGGGCGTGGGCGTTGATGTGACACGTTATCGGCCGGCCAGCGGCGATCAGGACGAGGCGCGTCAGCGAGCGCGCGAGGCGCTCGGGTTGCCGACGCATTGGCGACAGGTAGTCGGGTGGGTGGGGCCGGTGAGTAGGCGCCATGGGGCCGACGATCTGGTGGCGACCGTCAAGGCACTGCGCCGCACGCACCCCTCGCTGGGCTGGGTGATCGCCCCCCGCGGGACGCTTGCCGACGGGCAGGCTCGCCGCCTGCGGCGGCTCGCGGACCGCGGCTGGGTGCGGCTGGTTCACGGGGAACGCAAGACCGACGCGAATTTCTACCAGGCGCTCGATGTGATGGCGTGTTTTGGCACGACCTCCACGCCCATCGACGGTGTGCTGGAGGCCGGGGCCTGCGGCGTGCCGACGGTGGCGTACAATACGCCGGCGACGCGTTCCTTGATCGTCTCGGGAAGCACGGGAGAGCTCGTCCTTGAAGGCGATCAGCCCACGTTGACGAGTGTGCTCAGCGCCCGGCTGCGCGCTCCGGAGCTGCTCCGGGGCCAGGGCACGAAGATGCGCGAGCGGGTCGAAACGTTCTTTCGTCGCGAGAGCAGCGATGACCAGATGCTACAGCTCTACGATGCGGTGCTCGGCGCAAAGCTCGTCACCTCGTAA